One genomic window of Serinus canaria isolate serCan28SL12 chromosome 4, serCan2020, whole genome shotgun sequence includes the following:
- the SCRG1 gene encoding scrapie-responsive protein 1, which yields MKMAWVLLLLLSALPGSPAVPSQRPSCYKRPLKEHGCHSIPAGRDSLRHVDDALPDHFWEGKGCEVICYCNWNELLCCPKDIFFGPKISFVIPCNSQ from the exons ATGAAGATggcctgggtgctgctgctgctgctgagcgCCCTCCCGGGCAGCCCCGCGGTGCCTTCCCAGCGCCCTTCCTGCTACAAGAGGCCCCTCAAGGAGCACGGCTGCCACAGCATCCCcgcaggcagggacagcctccGGCACGTCGATGATGCTCTGCCAGATCActtctgggaagggaagggctgcGAGGTGATCTGCTACTGCAACTGGAATGAATTGCTCTGCTGCCCAAA GGATATTTTCTTTGGACCAAAGATATCTTTTGTGATCCCCTGCAACAGTCAATGA